The following DNA comes from Mastomys coucha isolate ucsf_1 unplaced genomic scaffold, UCSF_Mcou_1 pScaffold11, whole genome shotgun sequence.
ggcagctgtgagatgccctatgtgggtgctaggactaaAGCTGggtgttctgcaagagcagtatgtgcttgtaagcactgagccatctcttgatcCCCACATTCTGCCTTTGCCACCCTCACTGCACACCCTCCAGCACTCTGCACATTTCCTATCTCTGCACGCTATGCCTCTACTGCACTCCCTTGCTGTGCTGGAACTGTTTCCTCAAGAAGTAACCCAACCATTAGCTGTAGGCAGTGggctgttcaggcaacctaggcccagcccagtaataggcctagaacccctgagcacccagtgggcaatttctattcacaagggacggtaggtgTTCGGCCAGAACTCCTAAGTCTTTGGCccgtttcagtcacaacctctcacggctgcccccgcaggagatgtgtgctctgtcaggtaggcaatgccccaagcccctagcattctagctggatcctacccccagtcatctgaccacagccaggcacgGCCTGtcccacagatagccacgcctcacacaatataaggggtggtttgccccctcctctctcttgctctttatcccttctcctgccctctttcctcttgccttcttcctctctttcttgctctttgttctctcttgctttcttcctctcctttctctctctctctccttatcttaTCTCCTCCCTcgcctttccttctctctacatgactggcctattttctctttcctataataaaatatctcatttatacattgcctcctttttaactaatgcactgtgcagctccaggcagcagcagcagcagagagccgCAGCTCCAGGAGGCAGGAAAAAGACACAGGCCCCACAATTAGCCATCATGAAGCCTGGgctagagtgagttcaaggccaccctggactacacaatgagacttTGTCCTACACAACAATCTGCCCATGGAAAACCTGTTTTTAACAATGCTTTGGAACCAACAAAGGCATTATTCCATTACTTCCTACACCACgagtttcttgatttcttttttttttttttttttttttttttttttttttttttttttttttttggttttatcgagacagggtttctctgtatatccctggctatcctggaactcactctgtagaccaggctggcctcgaactcagaaatccacctgcctctgcctcccaagtgctgggattaaaggcatgcaccaccactgcccggcttcttgatttctttttaaaatttctttatatacACAGATGCTTGACTGAAGGCATGTCTGTGTGCCATATGCATGCCTcataccctcagaggccagaagagggcatcacagaagagggcatcacagaagagggcatcagatccccttctGACATTTGTTACAGTTAGCTgtcatatgggtgttgggaattgacccTGGATgtgaagagcagctagtgctcttaaccactgagccatctctccagccccatttcttgatttctttttcttttcctttttgttttgttttgttgtttttaggttggttggttggtttgtttgaagacagggtttctctgtctagccccgtctatcctagaactcactctataaagaCCAAGCTGGTTTCAAGctcaaagattcacctgcctctgcctcctacttgctagaattaaaggtacgTCATCACTGCCcagtcctttttaaaatttacttgttctcatgtgtgtgtttatgtgccaTCCATGTATAGAGGATCCCGTGGGGCAGACTAAGACTGATCCtctagaactggggttacagaagaCAATGaggtgccatgtgtgtgctggaaactgggtcctctggaagagcatccagttctCTTAGCTACTGAGACATCACTTCAGCCCCATTTCTTGATTTCTATGACTAATCTCTCGGTCGGCCACGTAACCCGAGAGCCTCTGAATGATCAAATCTTATTCCCATTCTTTCTCCTAGTTACTGGTAGTGCCCCTCATCTTAAGACCCTCCGTTAGAACTCCTCAGATGCCTGGGACAGTGATGCATATGTATAGCATCAGCTACTTAAAAGGCTGATATAGGAAGAATCCATGAGCTCAGgattctgaggctagcctgagcaacaCAACAAGACCCCGTTCAAACTACACTTTTGGAATACAGTCCTCCTAGCAGGAAACACTGCCAGTGCTTTGGAGAGTACCAAAAGGATGGAGTGTGTTCACACTGGAAGACAAATGAGCCGCCAAGTGACCAAGCCTCCCAAACAATGACCCAGAACAGTTACAGATGGATAGCACTATAACTAGTTATAAATGAAAGCAGTACGCTGTAAGACTGATTTCTCAACATGGAAAAGATTTGTAGACAGGAACATTTGCTTTATACAAATAAGACAGAACTAAAGCCCTACTGTGATGTTACAGGACAGAGAGGGCTCTGAAAAGCAAGACAACTATCAACACCATTTAAGCTACAAAGAAGCTGGCCATCCCATGAGGGAACAAACTGGAACTTATGACTACACCTAGGAAAGTTCCTCACACAGGGGCAGTGCCCTACACACAGAAAGGCTCTATCACTCCGCCTGACCAtgtgctcctcccagagaccctgtAGGGCACCAGCGGCTGCATCGGATGGCACATGACTCCTCTagccctgacttttttttttgtttttgtttttgttttttgtttcgagacagggtttctctgtgcagccttggctgtcctggaactcactctgtagaccaggctggcctcgaactcagaaatctgcctgcctctgcctcccaagtgctaggattaaaggcgtacgccaccaccgccaggcttagCCCTGACTTTTTACTTCAGTGCTTCTCACCTGTTTTCCCAGACTGAGTGGTAAAGGGTGTAAACAAATGTCTATAAAATACACATCCTCAATTCTCATTGTGGGTGTTTCCAAAGGGTACCAACTCAGATCATGAGAGGAGCTGAGACAGAGAACCCCCTCCTGCCCCCCAAACCCCAGATATTGCAGAGTATGTCGCTCCAGGCTTAGCCAATGTCAGCCACTAAGGAAAAGGTTGTGTGACTTCTACCAGGAGAAGGCACGACATTTATCACTTCCACTCATGAATACGTTTCTTGGAGCATTTCCCAGGCTTTAACCACACAGCCTACTAGCTGTTCTAGGACACCTGTCTAACAGTCCTGGTGGAAAGAAAGACTGAATAAGTATGAACTGCAGAGGTAACTCGCAGAATTAACTCCACTGAGTCGAAGGATGGAAATGTTCTTTCCCCTTCTGCTTCTCTCAACTCACAGAAGGCAGACAAGACTGTACACTAGCTTACCTGAAATACTAGCCTGTTAATCTCAGCATTGACATTTCTACAAACAACTGCCTGGGATTTCCAAGTAAGCTGTTGATATGGGGCAAAGGCACAGTGCatttaaaggcaaagaaaaggTTACATACCATCCAATGCGCTCCCAGCACCTACGCTTGCTGGCTTCGTATGTGAGCACAGCTTCCCACAGGTCCAAATCCGGGGTCATGCTTGGTTCAGACTGGGAGTCGGGAGTTAAATTGGAAGCTGATTGGAAACCTTCATCTTCCCACTGATCCACAACCTGGGGGACCTGAAGACCACAGAGAAAAGTGATTCCCTGTCCTCTCTTTCTATACGTATTTATTAAGTGTAATAGAATACTCTAGAACTTTATCCACATCCACTTATTCCCTAGAGGGATAGACCTAGCAAAGTAGTCTGTTTTTCCTCAATGTGTTCCACAATGCATCCCTCCACAATACATCacataaagaattaaaacaatCTGTTATTAATTTCTAGGCAAGTGTGGTGCgtgcctgtcatcctagcactgaGGTCGAAATAGAACTGAGTCTGGAACCAGACTGGGCTGCACAGAGTGATCTACTGCAAAACACAAggtattaatttttttatctcaCATGGCCTCAGTTTAGGGAAAACAGCATAAAAAGTTGTATGGGAACCCCAGTACCCTGgagctcaggcaggaggatctccatgtgtttgaagccagcatgagcTACACTGAAACCCTGTCCCCACCCAGCCCAACCCCTCAGCactcaagagaaaaagaaaattacactaAACCTAATTATACTGAGAAACttatggagccgggcagtggtggcgcacgcctttaatcccagcacttgggaggcagaggcaggaggatttctgagttcgaggccagcctggtctacaaagtgagttccaggacagccaaggctatacagagacaccttgtctcaaaccacccttcccccccaaaaataaaataactgaggGCCGGACATGataatttaatcccagcagtcaggaagcagagactggaagatctctgtgaattcaaggccaacctggtctacaaagcaagtccaggacagccagggctgttacagagagaaaccctgtctctagaaatcaaaaaaatgaaaaaataaaaccaaaactgagTAGTAACAGTTTGTCCTCTtaacaaaatttacaaagtaataaaatacaaGAGACAGTGACAATTTACTCAGTGActtgggggtgggatgggaaacCCATGTTACAAGTGAGGAAGTACGCCAAAGAgcatgggtaccaggcatattTGAAATGTGGCTTCTACAACTGAAGAACAGACATCTCTTCGTTCCAGTTAATCTGATTTTTTAACTAACAGCACTAGAGAAGTGACTTAACAACAAGCTCTTGAGGAAAAAGATGGGAaagttgcattttgttttgttttgttttttgggttttttttgcctGCAGGTGAGCGGCTAGCACATCCCCGAGCAAGAGGATGCAAGCAAGTCCTCCCTAACACGTCTCCCTCACGACTATCTGATTACCTGATGCTTGACTAGAAGCTTGCCAGCATTACCAGATAAAAGACGTTTCCAAACCTCTAGGGATACTGAAGGGGAAAGAAATACTACCTTGATGGCCAGTCCAGAGAAGTCGGCGCTATCTGGCACAGGGGGCAGGTCCAGTCGCACATCCATGTCATATGTACGGCTATGCACAAGTGCACCAAAGAGTGAGACCCTGGTGTCTCTCTCAAACCTGTCACCACAAGAGTCACCGCTTGAGAAGAGCCCAACGGTGGGCAGGCCAGTGCCTGGGGCAGCCTCCATCACCTGAAGCGCTTCCTGGACCATGTTATGAGACAAATTCTCCTCCCCAGAGATAAGTGACCGAACGTCCATTTCAAACACACTCAAGTCATAGCAATCGTAGCCGCTGTAGGGTACGTTTCGGCCTGCGTGCTTGTTGTTAAAGAAATAATCCCGTTTCCTGCGCAGCACTTGAGGGGGGCCACTTCCTGCCAGCTGAACTAAGAGGTCCAACACTGACCCCACCTCCACAAAAGGACAGTCAGAggctgcttcaagtttctccacAAGCTCCTCCAAACGGTCAGCCTCTGGCCCCAAGCCCCCCACCCTCAAATCGAAGGACAGCATGAGGACTTTGTTTTTCACAGGGAGCTTCGACGAGTCAGGCTGACGCTGATGGGTGTCGTCTTGAAAAAGATTTGCGAAAAGAGCATTATAGGCTACCCTCTTAAGGCTCAGCTTTGCCCTTTTCCTGTTGACGCTGCGCTGGCCCGGGCGAGCCTGGGCAGCAGGTAAGAGAGCCTCGCAGAGGTCATCGAACAGCTGGGTGATGCTGGCCATATTTACTCTCTTTTCAGCCCTGGACCCCCGACTGGTAAATTTTGCACCTAGGAGTCACTTCATGCTCTCAAAAGGCCAGAGAGACCGCAGATGGGCCAAGGCCAAAAAGCCGAGCGGCTTCACACCCGGGAACTGGGCATCCGCGTCTCAGGTTTCACAGTGCAAGAGGCCACACGCCGCGTCCTCCCAGCCCCCGGACGCCACCCGGCGCTCGTCCTCGGGTCTCCCGAACCGTGACAAATTTAGTAACCGAATGCGTACGTCCCAAGACCAGCCTACAATGCAAGTCCAGGACGCCTGAACTGGGACTCCCGCCGCTCTGGCGTCACACCCCTGAGACGGCAGACAACACCGAGACGCACAGGAAATACGTCATCAGGGGCGGTCATGGGTAGGCGGGGCCACGGCCTCAGCTTTCCGAACTACAACCTAACCTCTCAGATAATTTGCTGAAACTGAACTCAGTAAGGGAAACGGAGGTGTGTTTTGTTTAGCCGATATTTATTGTTCTGGAGGTAGGAAGCCTGGGCCGCAGACGGGACGTAGGTCTCCGGCCATGGTTCGCTGGGGCCCGAGTGTGCTCTTCAAGAAGGAATCGCCCACCTTGACCGATTTCAAGCGACTGGCGGTCACGGTTGTGGTGGAGGAGCTGGAAAAGCACAATTGGCTCCTTGGTGAAGCTGGCTCCCCGTAGTTCTAAAGTAGGGCGTCGCCCTCGCCCCTATGTGCCTTACCAGCCACCTGCAGCAACTTCCACCGAGCCTTCAGCTGAGCTTTTAGAAACGTAAGAGCCTGGATCTCCACTGGAGAGGCCATCGAGAAAGGGCCCAGACTGGGAGGTGTTTCCCCATGCAATGCCTGTGCCAGGGTCCTTTCAAGCTGAAGTATGGATTCCTGGCTCAGAGATAGTGAGGTTTGGGCGGCAATGAGACAATTGTTTCTGTCTACCTTCCACCCATACAGCTTACTTACCCACCCTACCCAGTTTACCTCTTCCACTACGGCTAGAATTCGGCCTCCTACTGGGCTCCGAAGCATTGCAGTCAAGAGAGCAGCTTGGGCGTTCTGCAGGCCATGGGTAGGCCCCAGTGCCATCAACACCATGTCAGGCTGGAAGCCATAGGCCAAGGGCAGTACTAGACCCAAAATGAGGCTCAGAAACCCTCCAGTTGTCTGTAGGGACAACAGCAGAGCCTCAGACTCTCATCTAGAGGGCATTGCTACTGGCTCCTGTCACCCACCCCCCAATCTCAGGGACCCTGGGTTGTGAACAAGAACCCCCAGAAAgacggggcgggggggggggggggggggggacgccGAGAAGCTGTCCAACCACAACACAGCCACTCACCTGTGGCTGTGGAGTGGAGAAGTGGAACATGGACCAGATGGCTGCCTCCTGGCCCCGGATGTTGAGCCACAGAATTCTCCTTCTCAGGAGAAAGTaccatgaacatgtacacatatgcatgagaCCCTGCTCACCCTTCCCAGGGCTTAACAACAAAAGGATAGAGGAGAGCTTGGGGCCCAGCGGGGGTAGGAGGTGGGCAAGTAAGTGACTGCCAACCTGGTATGGCACTGCGTTCTGGGGCACCCACTCTCAAATCGCACCTATGGAAAGCAGCATCCTCACCCAATGGTCACCCTAGATTCCCAGTCACATGCTCGCTACCTGTTCATACACAACTGAAATGTGTAAACTAAAGAATCATATCCATAAGCCAGGTAgaggtggcgctcgcctttaatcccagcgcttgggaggcagaggcaggtggatttctgagttggaggccagcctgctctacagattgagttccaggatagccagggatacaaagagaaaccctgtctcataaaaccaaaaagattCATACCCATCATCTGCAAGGTCCAGGGGTCGATCCAGTTgtcccagagccacacagagcagCCTAAGAAGTTAACCCAGGACAGGCTGGGCTCACATTGTACAGTACCCATTCAAGGGCCCTCCCTATTTAGTCGGCACTCCCAGGTCCTTGGGGAGTCAAGTCAACAGAGCAAAGTTTACCTCTGAGCTCTGTGGGCTAGGCATCGCTGAATGAGCACATCCAAAGTTGCTGCTGTGGCAGGGGCAGATGTGGTTGCTATGGCACTTCTTATCTATAGAATGaataacaggcacacacaccctcTTTGGAGCACTTCAGGAGTCAATGCCAACTCCCAGACCTTAGGTTAAACCCATTTAAGTTTTGTGATACActttgttttggtcttttctGAATGGGTGCTACTGACCACCTTTCCCCACACCACAAGGTCAAAGCACCCCATCCGACTCTATTATTacgtgtaagtacactgttgctgtcttcagacacgccagaagagggcgtcagatctcattacagatggttgtgagccaccatgtgggtgctgggatttgaactcaggatctttggaagggCAGAcggtgctctaaaccactgagccatcttgccagccttgcCCTGATTCTAAAAGCAACATGCTTAAAACTACACTTGAAggaatggtgagatggctcagtgggtaagagcactgactgctcttccgaaggtcctgagttcaaatcccagcaaccacatggtggctcacaaccacccataatgagatctgacgcccacttctggtgtgtctgaagacagctacagtgtacttaattataataataaatcttctttaaaaagtaaaaaaaaaaaaaaaacctacacttTAAGTTGTACACTTTCTCTTTGCCAAAGAGTGTCTCCTGGACCCTGCCCAAGGTAACATCAGTCCCCTGTACATGCCACCACACTATCTTCAGCAGCACCCCTGGCAACCTTACCTGCCCATCCAGGATTCCATCTAAGAGACACAGAGTCTTCCCCAGTGCGGCAAGGTCCTCATCCTGGAACCGGGACTTGTGAAGCCTATGGTGGGCAGGCCAGAGGGACACATGGAAATCAAGTATCATTGTAGCAGTGACACAGTGCAAGGCATGAACAGCGCCATTCGCAGATCCGCTCTCCTCACCTGGCCCAGGCTTCAGTCTCCTCCCTCAAGACTGACCCTTCTTTATGGAGCACTCCAGGAGGCAAGGCCAGAGCAGCACCTGGCACAGTCGAGGCCACAGCTGTGCAGACTGGAGATGGAGGGTGGAGGCACAGTCTGTCCAGGAGGTGACTCAGTGAATCCTCTGCTACTGCACATGTGGGACTCTCACcaagcagaggcagagatctCCCTTCAGGAgactgggtgctgggactcagaaCTGGGGCCACATCTAAACGGTTCAGAGTCACAGTCATTGCAAAGAAGCCCAGGGTGGAGCCACCAACCCGGGTCCAGGCAGTACTGACTTTGCTGGAGGCTTGTCcagtgaggggtctgggctgtcCGGACACTCTGGATGGACTCCAGGGCACTATGGGGAAAAAGTAGAGTTGTAAGCCTGACTCCTccctcagcccccccccccaccaggtCTCCAGTCTTCAAACCTCTGACACGGCACCATGAGACCAAGAAGGGGAGGTGTGGGGTCGCCAAGCAGTGTCTGCACCATCATACACACTGACTGTGCTAAGGACTCCAAGTGGTATCCGCCCTAGGAAGAGTGTTAAATAAGACAGAGGAGGGATGTCACTAGTGTGAGTGGCTGTACCAGGCAGATCACCTAACCTTGACGGACCCTCACATCTGGTGCCCTCCTTTCCCCTGGCCCTTGAGCAGTTACCTCCAACACGGCACAAATCTGGCCACCAGCCAGCACCTGCAGCAGCCGTGTGAGATGGGCAAAGCACTCAGGTGTGGCCTGCATCTGCCCCTGAAACACAGTAAGTGTGATAAGGGCCTGGGCCCAGCACCTTACATCACTCCCCAGCCAGGCCACGTTCTCACCTCAGGGTCGCCGATAGCAGAGTCAAATCCTGCTGACACCAGCACCAACTCAGGGTCAAACTACAGGCAGGATCCAGTGGGAAGGGGCCAAAAAGAGCAATAGCCCAGGTGAAGGGGAGGTCCCAGTGCTACCCACTCACATACTGTCACACTTCCTGAGGCACCTTCTCTACTCCCAAGGGTCCATTCATACACTGATGGAATGGTTTTCAACTCTCCTGCCTTCACAGTGGGACTCTGGGTAAGCCTAGGGTATCCTGCCCTGGGGGACACCCACCACACAGTCACCTCGAAGGCCAGCGGGAGCAGCACGTGCAGGAAGGCAGCCAAATAGTCTGCATTTCCCATCCCAACCTGCAGCAAAAGCGAAGCAGGCGGCATCAGAGGACCCGTCCTACACccctgggatccaaactctggggAGACTCCTGAAGAATGCCCCAGGTGACATTcacaacccccacccccggaACTAGGGAGCAGGAGAAGTAGGCTGGATGGGCCGGGGGAGGGGGGGGTTAACCACTTGGTACCTGGTTCCAGGGCAAATTGACAGTGAAACCTCGGCCCTGCCCTTGGCCAACTGCATCTGCATCAGACTCTGGGAGGAATGGCCAGAAGCTTCCATGCTCATAGCGGTGCCAGGAGAaataaaggacactgtcaacaatTGGCCAGGTCAGAAGTAAGGTCCCTTAGCAAAGAACGCTGACTCTTAAGACCCCTAGTCTCACCACTTGAATTTTATCCCCAAAGTGGTGGGTGGCAGAGAAGGGCCGTGTCCACACCCTACCTCACCTGGGGTCATCATTGAAGATATATTGGATGCCCTGGCCATGGTGGACATCCCAGTCGACAATGAGAATCCTGAATTCAGACAAGGCAGGAGATTACGGGAAGGGGAAGTAGCTACCTTTCCCCCTTTAGGCTAGGAGTTCAGCCAGGAGTGGAGGAAGCTAAGCGGGATCTCTTGACCACCAACTCTACCTCTTCCTATTTAGTTTGGGTCCCCCACACTTGCAGCTGAAGCTTGGACACACCTCTGCAGCCCATATTTCTGCTTGGCATATTTGGCTGCTATAGCCACATTGTTGAACACACAGAATCCATTGGCAGCTGCCCTCTGACTATGGTGCCCTGGAGGCCTGGGGTATAAAAATGGAGACAGAGGGCATGTCAAAGTCACTCTGTCCCCTCACAGGGGACACACAGACAGCCAGGGGAGGAGGGTGGTTCTCACCTCACCAGAGCAAGCCCATTTTGCACAGCTCCTGTTAGCACTGCATCAACCAGCTGCAGTGCAGCCCCCGCTGCCAGCCGGGCACAGTGATAAGTGTCCTGTGGGCCAGAGTGCAATTCAGCCTGCTGCCTGGTCCACTTGTCCCAAGTTGCAGGTTTCCCACTGCTGAGCAGACAGGGCTGGGACAGTGGCAGGCAAAACAGGGCAGGGTACAATCATAAAGCACAAACAAGAAGACACTGGCAGGCGAGCAGACTTGGGTGTGAATACACCTAGGCAGGCATATGGGTGGATGGGTGTGTATGCTTGCTCGCACCGGGTGGAAGTAGACAGCATCATACTGCTTAGACAGTGCGTGGAGCTCCTCTTCATCCAGGGTCTGGGTCTTCTGCACCAGGGCTATATATTCCGGGCTGCAGATCAGCAGGCAGGCCACCAGCaggacaggaaggaaaggagCAGAGATTCCTGGTGGGAGTGCCCACCCAGTGAACCCACACCACAGTGAACCCAAGGGAATACTAGCGGGGCTATAACAGGTTCAGGTCCCCAGACCTGTCATAGTCTGACCTGTGCACCAGGCCCAACTCTTCCTCTGATGCCTCACAAGCTGACAAACGCTGGCACCTTTCTTCTAGGCCATGCTGCCGCAGGGCATCCAGGGCAGCTGTCAGGCGCTCTGGGCACTCAATTTCGCACTCGGGGCTGAATCAGACAAGGATCTCAGTATTCAGGGTTCCCTCCCGGACTCCTACCTCTGTCAAGACACACTTACTCATCCCAGAGCAGTCGAGTGGCTGTCATGTCCTCGTGGTACACAAGTGCTGTGCCCATGGCTACACCTTGGTCACTAGGATCCGCTCTATGGCAACACGCCCTCTGTCGGCAGGTGATTGCACTGCCTAGTCTCACCTAACAGTAGGCACGTAAAGAGTCCTCGCTTGGGACAGAGCCGGGTAGTGAACACTGGGCCTGCGCAAGGGGGAATCACCTCAGGCCCAGGTCCGGGCTCCAGCCCGGCCGATAGAAGCCAACCGCGGGAAACTGAGCTAAACTGGGTCTACAGCGTGGCTCCAAACGCCTAACTTCCGGCTTCCTCTTTTACAGACTTCGTCCCGCCCCCAGGCGAGATTAGGGTGGAGTAGACCAGAAGGCTGAGCTCCCCTGGGATTGCGCCAGCGTCTCTGgatctggtctctctctctctggggctTCAGATGCAGTGCCACCGCCAACTACGTGTGGCACAGAGCCCGCGACCAGTACCGCCTTCACTGCCCTTCTTGGAATGATTGGGAAGACAGAGCTGCTTGTCTTCGGGCCATCGCTACAGCCGCAGCTATGCTCTCTCTTGCCCTCAGCGTCTTCCTAGCCTAACCTGATGGCGATGGCTTAGGCCACAGAATCAGAAATGCCAACTGTCAATCACAACCAATTTGCCTGCTCCCCCAGGtgaaggatggagaggagggaagggagtaGGGTGCGTATGTGAGCGCATGCAGGGGCTGGGGATCAAAGCACTGAGCTTCCAAAAGGGACTGACAGAAAGACCACAGATGAGAAAGAGGCCACTGGAATGGAAGGGTTATATAAGAcgccaggccagccaggaaaaCTGCAGCCCAGTGTGAGGCTAGGAAGAGCAGAGGGTTCTGAGCAAGGAAGAGTGAGGAAAGCATGGGAGCGGAAGGACAAGGGAAGCTTAGGAAGGAGGAACAAAGGAGACATGAGCTCAAATATGAACTAAggttgtgcatatgtgtatttttgttCCACAGGCCAGGCTTGTCTCCAGTTCTGAAGTGAGTATTGGAATTACAGATTCcaagatggggggaggggaccAGACACACCCCTAGGATGATGAGGGGAAGGGGGTAAGGCTGCCACTGACCTCTATGATAGGAACACACACAACTATCACATACAGGGGAAACCAAAGAGCCCTCTGCCACACTCAGGAGTTGGGAGTTCAGGCACAGATTTTGGGGAAGCCTTGGGCTTCTAAAAGCCAAAGGTTTATCAAGCAGACGAATTCAGGACACTCCTGATTGACCACCCTGGATTATGTGTATTGTGGGGTAGGGCATGCATTGAGCTGTA
Coding sequences within:
- the Hdac10 gene encoding polyamine deacetylase HDAC10 isoform X1, yielding MGTALVYHEDMTATRLLWDDPECEIECPERLTAALDALRQHGLEERCQRLSACEASEEELGLVHSPEYIALVQKTQTLDEEELHALSKQYDAVYFHPDTYHCARLAAGAALQLVDAVLTGAVQNGLALVRPPGHHSQRAAANGFCVFNNVAIAAKYAKQKYGLQRILIVDWDVHHGQGIQYIFNDDPSVLYFSWHRYEHGSFWPFLPESDADAVGQGQGRGFTVNLPWNQVGMGNADYLAAFLHVLLPLAFEFDPELVLVSAGFDSAIGDPEGQMQATPECFAHLTRLLQVLAGGQICAVLEGGYHLESLAQSVCMMVQTLLGDPTPPLLGLMVPCQSALESIQSVRTAQTPHWTSLQQNVAPVLSPSTQSPEGRSLPLLGESPTCAVAEDSLSHLLDRLCLHPPSPVCTAVASTVPGAALALPPGVLHKEGSVLREETEAWARLHKSRFQDEDLAALGKTLCLLDGILDGQIRSAIATTSAPATAATLDVLIQRCLAHRAQRLLCVALGQLDRPLDLADDGRILWLNIRGQEAAIWSMFHFSTPQPQTTGGFLSLILGLVLPLAYGFQPDMVLMALGPTHGLQNAQAALLTAMLRSPVGGRILAVVEEESILQLERTLAQALHGETPPSLGPFSMASPVEIQALTFLKAQLKARWKLLQVAAPPPQP
- the Hdac10 gene encoding polyamine deacetylase HDAC10 isoform X3 translates to MGLLWPPGHHSQRAAANGFCVFNNVAIAAKYAKQKYGLQRILIVDWDVHHGQGIQYIFNDDPSVLYFSWHRYEHGSFWPFLPESDADAVGQGQGRGFTVNLPWNQVGMGNADYLAAFLHVLLPLAFEFDPELVLVSAGFDSAIGDPEGQMQATPECFAHLTRLLQVLAGGQICAVLEGGYHLESLAQSVCMMVQTLLGDPTPPLLGLMVPCQSALESIQSVRTAQTPHWTSLQQNVAPVLSPSTQSPEGRSLPLLGESPTCAVAEDSLSHLLDRLCLHPPSPVCTAVASTVPGAALALPPGVLHKEGSVLREETEAWARLHKSRFQDEDLAALGKTLCLLDGILDGQIRSAIATTSAPATAATLDVLIQRCLAHRAQRLLCVALGQLDRPLDLADDGRILWLNIRGQEAAIWSMFHFSTPQPQTTGGFLSLILGLVLPLAYGFQPDMVLMALGPTHGLQNAQAALLTAMLRSPVGGRILAVVEEESILQLERTLAQALHGETPPSLGPFSMASPVEIQALTFLKAQLKARWKLLQVAAPPPQP
- the Hdac10 gene encoding polyamine deacetylase HDAC10 isoform X2, giving the protein MGTALVYHEDMTATRLLWDDPECEIECPERLTAALDALRQHGLEERCQRLSACEASEEELGLVHSPEYIALVQKTQTLDEEELHALSKQYDAVYFHPDTYHCARLAAGAALQLVDAVLTGAVQNGLALVRPPGHHSQRAAANGFCVFNNVAIAAKYAKQKYGLQRILIVDWDVHHGQGIQYIFNDDPSVLYFSWHRYEHGSFWPFLPESDADAVGQGQGRGFTVNLPWNQFDPELVLVSAGFDSAIGDPEGQMQATPECFAHLTRLLQVLAGGQICAVLEGGYHLESLAQSVCMMVQTLLGDPTPPLLGLMVPCQSALESIQSVRTAQTPHWTSLQQNVAPVLSPSTQSPEGRSLPLLGESPTCAVAEDSLSHLLDRLCLHPPSPVCTAVASTVPGAALALPPGVLHKEGSVLREETEAWARLHKSRFQDEDLAALGKTLCLLDGILDGQIRSAIATTSAPATAATLDVLIQRCLAHRAQRLLCVALGQLDRPLDLADDGRILWLNIRGQEAAIWSMFHFSTPQPQTTGGFLSLILGLVLPLAYGFQPDMVLMALGPTHGLQNAQAALLTAMLRSPVGGRILAVVEEESILQLERTLAQALHGETPPSLGPFSMASPVEIQALTFLKAQLKARWKLLQVAAPPPQP